From the genome of Salvelinus fontinalis isolate EN_2023a chromosome 20, ASM2944872v1, whole genome shotgun sequence, one region includes:
- the tmem244 gene encoding transmembrane protein 244 — MLLDYCCRCCGYCGSTLKRYGPTSVKIKTNVSETWIVLQNLLMCIISFYAVYYIVVSLCIGILRVHEVDSLLAPFDYTTQPSWQSPKYLVTVISMELTYLLGGLIFAWIVEEWVWDYAITVTLIHIGLTVAVMSDFPSTEHYWIALGSGLVMMIFGGQLVAYKLFRNNFVYPDELQNF; from the exons ATGTTGTTGGACTACTGTTGCAGGTGTTGTGGGTATTGTGGGTCTACTCTGAAGCGCTATGGACCAACATCAGTCAAGATCAAGACCAACGTCAGTGAAACATGG ATTGTTCTCCAGAACTTGCTGATGTGCATAATATCCTTCTATGCTGTTTACTACATAGTGGTCAGTCTCTGCATTGGTATTCTCAG AGTACATGAGGTTGACAGCCTTTTAGCACCCTTTGACTACACAACACAGCCATCATGGCAAAGTCCAAAATACCTAG TGACAGTGATCTCCATGGAGCTGACCTATCTTTTGGGAGGCCTGATATTTGCGTGGATTGTCGAGGAGTGGGTGTGGGACTACGCCATCACAGTCACACTAATCCACATCGGTCTGACGGTAGCAG TTATGTCTGATTTCCCGTCAACAGAACATTATTGGATTGCCCTTG GTTCTGGATTGGTGATGATGATTTTCGGAGGCCAACTTGTAGCATACAAGCTTTTCAGGAATAATTTTGTGTATCCGGATGAGCTCCAAAATTTCTAA